From one Microbulbifer sp. A4B17 genomic stretch:
- the rpsL gene encoding 30S ribosomal protein S12: protein MATINQLVRKPRKRKVEKSDVPALQASPQRRGVCTRVYTTTPKKPNSALRKVCRVRLTSGYEVTSYIGGEGHNLQEHSVVLIRGGRVKDLPGVRYHTVRGALDCAGVNDRKQGRSKYGAKRPKG from the coding sequence ATGGCAACGATCAACCAGTTGGTTCGTAAGCCGAGAAAACGCAAAGTTGAAAAAAGCGACGTTCCTGCTCTGCAGGCCAGCCCGCAGCGTCGCGGAGTTTGCACTCGTGTGTACACCACTACACCGAAGAAGCCGAACTCTGCACTGCGTAAGGTTTGCCGTGTGCGTCTGACCAGCGGTTACGAAGTAACTTCGTACATCGGTGGTGAAGGCCACAACCTGCAAGAGCACAGCGTGGTACTGATTCGCGGCGGTCGTGTAAAAGACCTGCCGGGTGTGCGCTACCACACTGTACGCGGTGCACTTGACTGTGCCGGCGTAAACGATCGCAAGCAGGGCCGTTCTAAGTACGGCGCCAAGCGACCTAAAGGTTAA
- the rpoC gene encoding DNA-directed RNA polymerase subunit beta' has product MKDLLNLVKSQEQLEEFDAIRIGLASPDMIRSWSYGEVKKPETINYRTFKPEREGLFCAKIFGPVKDYECLCGKYKRMKHRGIICEKCGVEVTKAKVRRERMGHIELASPVAHIWFLKSLPSRIGLLLDMTLRDIERVLYFESYVVTEPGMTTLERGQLLNDEQYFEAMEEFADEFEAKMGAEAIQELMADIELPAEIQRLREEIPATNSETKIKKLSKRLKLLEAFYKSGNNPEWMVMKALPVLPPDLRPLVPLDGGRFATSDLNDLYRRVINRNNRLKRLLELNAPDIIVRNEKRMLQESVDALLDNGRRGRAITGSNKRPLKSLADMIKGKQGRFRQNLLGKRVDYSGRSVIVVGPTLRLHQCGLPKKMALELFKPFIFGKLESRGLATTIKAAKKMVEREEAVVWDILDEVIREHPVLLNRAPTLHRLGIQAFEPVLIEGKAIQLHPLVCAAYNADFDGDQMAVHVPLTIEAQLESRALMMSTNNILSPANGEPIIVPSQDVVLGLYWMTRERVNDKGEGMFFSDIKEVSRAFYAKQVGLQAKIKVRIRENIVGEDGEKHETISIQDTTVGRALLWNIVPEGLPFAHVNQPMKKKAISRALNECYRKVGLKATVIFADQLMYTGFDFSTKSGSSIGVNDFEIPAEKAELIDAAEAEVKEIESQFASGLVTQGEKYNKVIDVWSRTNDKVTQAMMAGIKKEKVIDREGNETKQDSFNSVYMYADSGARGSEAQIRQLAGMRGLMARPDGSIIENAITANFREGLTVQQYFISTHGARKGLADTALKTANSGYLTRRLVDVAQDVVITELDCGTDDGLTMAPVIEGGDVIESLGDRILGRVVARDVLKPGSDEIAVSAGTMIDEKWVERIEAMGIDEVLVRSPITCETAHGICAQCYGRDLARGHRANPGESVGVVAAQSIGEPGTQLTMRTFHIGGAASRASAADSIQVKQGGTVRLHNVKTVKTEAGTLVAVSRSGELAIADSAGRERERYKLPYGAVISVYEGAEVDGGQIVAKWDPHTHPIITEVAGWVKLSGMEEGLSIRKQTDDITGLSSIEIIDPAERPAAGKDLRPAVTLLDENGEELTLANSNAPAHYALPPRAILSLAEGKQVNVGDVIARIPQESGGTKDITGGLPRVADLFEARKPKEPSILAEISGTVSFGKETKGKVRLQITPRDGKPLANGKDHYEVLIPKHRQLTVFEGETVEKGEVISDGPSNPHDILRLKGVEELARYITNEIQEVYRLQGVGINDKHIETIVRQMLRKVEITEMGDSSLIKGDQVEYQRVIEENEQLRAENKQPAQFERLLLGITKASLATESFLSAASFQETTRVLTEAAVTGKEDNLRGLKENVVVGRLIPAGTGLAYHSERKRKRSLQLEEAFGEGPSAAEVEAALTEALKSSGE; this is encoded by the coding sequence TTGAAAGATTTATTAAATCTGGTGAAGTCCCAGGAGCAGCTGGAAGAGTTTGATGCGATTCGTATCGGTCTGGCATCACCGGACATGATCCGCTCCTGGTCCTACGGCGAAGTGAAAAAGCCGGAGACCATCAACTACCGTACCTTCAAGCCTGAGCGTGAAGGCTTGTTCTGTGCCAAGATCTTTGGCCCGGTAAAAGACTACGAGTGCCTGTGCGGTAAGTACAAGCGCATGAAGCATCGCGGCATTATCTGTGAGAAGTGTGGCGTTGAAGTGACCAAGGCCAAGGTTCGCCGTGAGCGCATGGGTCACATCGAGCTGGCCAGCCCGGTTGCACACATCTGGTTCCTGAAGTCCCTGCCGTCCCGTATCGGCCTGCTGCTGGACATGACCCTGCGCGATATCGAGCGCGTGCTTTACTTCGAATCTTACGTGGTTACCGAGCCGGGTATGACTACCCTGGAGCGCGGCCAGCTGCTGAATGACGAGCAGTACTTTGAGGCGATGGAAGAGTTCGCCGACGAGTTTGAAGCGAAAATGGGTGCCGAGGCGATCCAGGAGCTGATGGCGGATATCGAGCTGCCCGCAGAAATCCAGCGCCTGCGTGAAGAGATCCCGGCGACCAACTCCGAAACCAAGATCAAGAAACTGTCCAAGCGCCTGAAGCTGCTGGAAGCCTTCTACAAGTCCGGCAACAACCCGGAGTGGATGGTGATGAAGGCTCTGCCGGTTCTGCCGCCGGATCTGCGTCCGCTGGTACCGCTGGATGGCGGTCGTTTTGCGACCTCCGATCTGAACGACCTCTACCGTCGTGTGATCAACCGTAACAACCGTCTGAAGCGTCTGCTTGAGCTGAACGCGCCGGACATTATCGTGCGCAACGAAAAGCGCATGCTGCAGGAGTCTGTTGACGCACTGCTGGATAACGGCCGTCGCGGTCGCGCCATCACCGGCTCCAACAAGCGCCCGCTGAAGTCCCTGGCTGACATGATTAAAGGTAAGCAGGGTCGTTTCCGTCAGAACCTGCTGGGTAAGCGTGTTGACTACTCCGGTCGTTCCGTGATCGTGGTAGGTCCGACCCTGCGTCTGCACCAGTGTGGTCTGCCCAAGAAGATGGCACTGGAACTGTTTAAGCCGTTTATCTTTGGCAAGCTGGAATCCCGTGGCCTGGCCACTACGATCAAAGCTGCCAAGAAGATGGTTGAGCGCGAGGAAGCCGTCGTTTGGGATATCCTCGACGAAGTGATCCGCGAGCACCCGGTACTGCTTAACCGTGCACCGACCCTTCACCGTCTGGGTATCCAGGCGTTTGAACCGGTACTGATTGAAGGTAAGGCAATCCAGCTGCACCCGCTGGTTTGTGCGGCCTATAACGCCGACTTCGATGGTGACCAGATGGCGGTACACGTACCGCTGACGATCGAAGCGCAGCTGGAATCCCGCGCGCTGATGATGTCCACCAACAACATCCTGTCGCCTGCCAACGGTGAGCCGATCATCGTACCGTCCCAGGACGTGGTACTGGGTCTGTACTGGATGACCCGCGAGCGCGTTAACGATAAAGGCGAAGGTATGTTCTTCTCCGATATCAAAGAAGTGAGCCGCGCTTTCTACGCCAAGCAGGTTGGTCTGCAAGCGAAGATCAAGGTGCGTATCCGCGAAAATATCGTGGGCGAAGACGGTGAGAAGCACGAGACTATCTCCATTCAAGACACCACTGTAGGCCGCGCGCTGCTGTGGAATATCGTGCCGGAAGGCCTGCCGTTTGCGCACGTCAACCAGCCGATGAAGAAAAAGGCAATCTCCCGCGCCCTTAACGAGTGCTACCGCAAGGTAGGCCTGAAGGCGACGGTTATTTTTGCTGACCAGCTGATGTACACCGGTTTCGACTTCTCTACCAAGTCCGGTTCCTCCATTGGTGTGAACGACTTTGAGATTCCGGCTGAAAAAGCTGAACTGATCGATGCCGCTGAAGCGGAAGTGAAAGAGATTGAAAGCCAGTTTGCTTCCGGCCTGGTAACCCAGGGTGAGAAGTACAACAAGGTTATCGACGTTTGGTCCCGCACCAACGACAAGGTAACCCAGGCGATGATGGCCGGTATCAAGAAAGAGAAGGTGATCGACCGCGAGGGCAACGAGACCAAGCAGGACTCCTTCAACTCCGTATACATGTACGCCGACTCCGGTGCTCGTGGTTCTGAAGCGCAGATCCGTCAGCTCGCTGGTATGCGTGGTCTGATGGCCCGTCCGGATGGCTCCATTATCGAGAACGCCATTACGGCAAACTTCCGTGAAGGTCTGACTGTACAGCAGTACTTCATCTCGACCCACGGTGCTCGTAAAGGTCTGGCGGATACCGCACTGAAAACCGCTAACTCCGGTTACCTGACCCGTCGTTTGGTTGACGTGGCTCAGGACGTGGTAATTACCGAGCTGGATTGTGGCACCGACGACGGTCTGACCATGGCGCCGGTAATCGAGGGCGGTGACGTTATCGAATCTCTCGGTGACCGTATCCTCGGCCGTGTAGTGGCCCGCGATGTACTGAAGCCAGGCAGTGACGAAATCGCTGTGTCTGCCGGCACTATGATCGACGAGAAGTGGGTAGAGCGCATCGAAGCCATGGGCATCGATGAAGTTCTGGTTCGCTCCCCGATCACCTGTGAGACTGCGCACGGTATCTGTGCCCAGTGTTACGGCCGCGACCTGGCCCGTGGCCACCGCGCCAACCCGGGTGAGTCTGTGGGCGTTGTTGCCGCACAGTCCATCGGTGAGCCGGGCACACAGCTGACCATGCGTACCTTCCACATCGGTGGTGCTGCAAGCCGTGCCTCTGCTGCGGACAGCATCCAGGTGAAGCAGGGCGGTACCGTACGTCTGCACAATGTTAAGACGGTTAAGACCGAAGCCGGCACTCTGGTAGCCGTATCCCGTTCCGGTGAACTGGCTATTGCCGACAGTGCCGGTCGTGAGCGCGAGCGCTACAAGCTGCCTTATGGTGCTGTGATCAGCGTCTACGAAGGTGCTGAGGTAGACGGTGGCCAGATCGTGGCCAAGTGGGACCCGCACACCCACCCGATCATCACCGAGGTTGCCGGTTGGGTGAAACTGTCCGGCATGGAAGAAGGGCTCTCCATTCGCAAGCAGACCGACGATATCACTGGCCTGTCTTCTATCGAGATTATCGATCCGGCAGAGCGCCCGGCAGCGGGTAAAGATCTGCGCCCGGCTGTAACCCTGCTGGATGAGAACGGCGAAGAGCTGACTCTGGCTAACAGTAATGCGCCTGCGCACTACGCCTTGCCGCCGCGTGCAATCCTCAGCCTGGCTGAAGGTAAGCAGGTGAACGTGGGTGACGTAATCGCACGTATTCCGCAGGAATCCGGCGGTACCAAGGATATCACTGGTGGTCTGCCCCGCGTTGCCGACCTGTTTGAAGCGCGTAAGCCGAAAGAGCCGTCCATTCTGGCGGAAATCTCCGGTACCGTTTCCTTCGGTAAAGAGACCAAAGGCAAGGTTCGTCTGCAGATTACCCCACGCGACGGCAAGCCGCTGGCCAATGGTAAGGACCACTACGAGGTTCTGATTCCAAAACACCGCCAGCTGACCGTGTTCGAAGGTGAAACCGTAGAGAAGGGTGAGGTTATCTCCGACGGCCCGTCCAACCCGCACGATATTCTGCGCCTGAAAGGTGTTGAAGAGCTGGCTCGCTACATCACCAACGAGATCCAGGAGGTTTACCGCCTCCAGGGTGTAGGCATTAACGATAAGCACATCGAAACCATCGTGCGTCAGATGCTGCGTAAAGTTGAAATCACCGAGATGGGTGATTCCAGCTTGATTAAGGGCGATCAGGTTGAATACCAGCGCGTGATCGAAGAGAACGAACAGCTGCGTGCCGAGAACAAGCAGCCCGCTCAGTTCGAACGCCTGCTGCTGGGTATTACCAAAGCGTCCCTGGCAACTGAGTCCTTCCTGTCGGCGGCTTCGTTCCAGGAAACCACCCGCGTTCTGACCGAAGCGGCGGTAACTGGTAAGGAAGACAACCTGCGCGGCTTGAAAGAGAACGTGGTTGTGGGCCGCCTGATCCCGGCTGGTACCGGTCTGGCTTACCACAGCGAGCGCAAGCGCAAGCGCAGCCTGCAGCTGGAAGAGGCCTTCGGTGAAGGACCTTCCGCAGCTGAGGTTGAAGCGGCTCTGACTGAGGCACTGAAGTCCTCAGGCGAATAA
- the rpsG gene encoding 30S ribosomal protein S7, with translation MPRRRVVAKREVLPDPKFGNVTLAKFMNHVMISGKKSVAERIVYGALETVSEKLNKDPIEVFEESLENIAPMVEVKSRRVGGATYQVPVEVRPSRRMALAMRWLVEFSRKRGEKSMAQRLANEMIDAAQNKGGAVKKREDVHRMAEANKAFSHYRF, from the coding sequence ATGCCGAGAAGACGAGTAGTCGCCAAGCGCGAAGTACTACCCGATCCCAAGTTCGGGAACGTCACCCTGGCCAAGTTCATGAACCACGTCATGATCAGCGGCAAGAAGTCAGTTGCAGAGCGTATCGTATACGGTGCCCTTGAGACTGTTTCTGAAAAATTGAACAAAGACCCGATCGAAGTATTTGAAGAGTCTTTGGAAAATATCGCGCCTATGGTGGAAGTTAAATCCCGCCGTGTTGGTGGTGCGACCTACCAGGTGCCTGTAGAAGTGCGCCCCTCGCGCCGTATGGCTCTGGCGATGCGTTGGTTGGTAGAGTTCTCCCGTAAGCGCGGCGAGAAGTCTATGGCCCAGCGTCTGGCCAACGAGATGATCGACGCAGCCCAGAACAAGGGTGGCGCGGTCAAGAAGCGTGAAGATGTACACCGTATGGCGGAAGCCAACAAGGCGTTCTCTCACTACCGCTTCTAA
- the rplL gene encoding 50S ribosomal protein L7/L12 — translation MSLTKEDIINAVAEMSVKDVVELIEAMEEKFGVTAAAAVVAGPAGGEAAAEEKDSFDVILTSAGDKKVNVIKAVRGLTGLGLKEAKGLVDGAPSPLKEGVSKDEAEAAKKELEEAGAVVELK, via the coding sequence ATGTCTCTGACTAAAGAAGATATCATCAATGCTGTTGCCGAAATGTCCGTTAAGGATGTTGTTGAGCTGATCGAAGCAATGGAAGAGAAATTCGGCGTAACTGCTGCTGCAGCAGTTGTTGCTGGCCCGGCTGGTGGCGAAGCTGCCGCTGAAGAGAAAGACTCTTTCGACGTAATCCTGACCTCTGCAGGCGACAAGAAAGTGAACGTGATCAAGGCTGTTCGCGGCCTGACTGGCCTGGGCTTGAAAGAAGCTAAAGGTCTGGTAGACGGCGCTCCGAGCCCGCTGAAAGAAGGCGTAAGCAAAGACGAAGCTGAAGCAGCTAAGAAAGAGCTGGAAGAAGCTGGCGCAGTTGTAGAACTGAAGTAA
- the rpoB gene encoding DNA-directed RNA polymerase subunit beta — translation MAYSYTEKKRIRKDFGKLPKVMDVPFLLAIQLDSYRNFTQADKRPDDRMDVGLQAAFKSVFPIVSYSGNAALEYVSYTLGKPAFDVKECTLRGVTYACPLRVRVRLIIYDKESANKSIKDIKEQEVYMGEIPLMTDNGTFVINGTERVIVSQLHRSPGVFFDHDKGKTHSSGKLLYAARVIPYRGSWLDFEFDPKDLVFVRIDRRRKLPATILLRALGYTSQEMLEMFFETSTFELLEDRVSLELIPSRLRGDVASFDIKDGQGKVIVEEGRRITPRHIRQLEKAGVEKLEAPLEYLFGRVLANDIIDESTGEIAIDCNTEITDEVIAKLRVLNVKSFQTLYTNDLDRGPFISDTLRAEPSRTVLEALVEIYRMMRPGEPPTKESAEALFENLFFTDERYDLSAVGRMKFNRRLGREDETGPGTLSKEDIVEVLKTLIDIRNGQGMVDDIDHLGNRRVRSVGEMAENQFRVGLVRVERAVKERLSMAESEGLMPQDLINAKPVAAAVKEFFGSSQLSQFMDQNNPLSEVTHKRRVSALGPGGLTRERAGFEVRDVHPTHYGRVCPIETPEGPNIGLINSLATYARANHYGFLESAYRKVVDGKVTDEIAYLSAINEANFIIAQASAEVDDNGNFVDDLISVRHQGEFTLKAPGEIQYMDVSAKQVVSVAAAMIPFLEHDDANRALMGSNMQRQAVPTLRAEKPLVGTGMERTVARDSGVCVVAKRGGIIERVDSSRVVVRVADAEVEAGDAGVDIYNLTKYIRSNQNTCINQRPIVNTGDRVVRGDILADGPSVDLGELALGQNMRIAFMPWNGYNFEDSILISERVVQEDRFTTIHIQELTCIARDTKLGSEEITADIPNVGESALNKLDESGIVYIGAEVGAGDILVGKVTPKGEAQLTPEEKLLRAIFGEKASDVKDTSLRAPSGTRGTVIDVQVFTRDGLQKDQRSLDIEKSQLDEVRKDLNEEYRIVEGATFERLQQALLGQKAAGGKGVKKGDEMTAEVLTALPREDWFKLRMEDDSLNDQLEKAEAQLKERRKLLDEAFEDKKKKLESGDDLAPGVLKIVKVYLAIKRRIQPGDKMAGRHGNKGVISVIKPVEDMPYDQNGEPVDIVLNPLGVPSRMNVGQVLEMHLGMAAKGLGVKVDKMIKEQQEIAKVRGFLEEVYNSTGGRKEELDEFSDEEVMTMAQNLRRGVPMATPVFDGADESEIKQLLRLADIPDSGQITLHDGRTGDAFERPVTVGYMYMLKLNHLVDDKMHARSTGSYSLVTQQPLGGKAQFGGQRFGEMEVWALEAYGAAYTLQEMLTVKSDDVEGRTKMYKNIVDSDHRMEPGMPESFNVLVKEIRSLGMNFELEHE, via the coding sequence ATGGCTTACTCATATACTGAGAAAAAACGTATCCGCAAGGATTTTGGCAAACTGCCTAAGGTCATGGATGTGCCCTTTCTGCTTGCGATACAGCTCGATTCTTATCGCAACTTTACACAGGCCGACAAGCGCCCCGACGACCGTATGGACGTTGGCCTGCAAGCGGCGTTTAAATCTGTATTTCCGATTGTCAGCTATTCCGGCAATGCCGCCCTGGAGTACGTAAGTTATACGCTGGGTAAGCCCGCTTTTGACGTTAAGGAATGTACCCTGCGCGGCGTTACCTATGCATGTCCGCTGCGCGTGCGCGTGCGTCTGATTATTTACGATAAAGAATCTGCGAATAAGTCCATTAAGGACATTAAAGAGCAGGAAGTCTACATGGGCGAGATTCCGCTCATGACCGACAACGGTACCTTCGTAATCAATGGTACCGAGCGTGTTATCGTATCCCAGCTGCACCGTTCCCCGGGTGTATTCTTCGATCACGACAAAGGCAAGACTCACTCTTCCGGTAAGCTGTTGTACGCCGCGCGTGTCATCCCCTACCGTGGCTCATGGCTGGATTTCGAGTTCGATCCGAAAGACCTGGTATTCGTGCGTATCGACCGCCGCCGTAAATTGCCTGCGACTATTCTGCTGCGCGCCCTGGGTTACACCTCCCAGGAAATGCTGGAAATGTTCTTCGAGACCAGCACCTTTGAGCTGTTGGAAGACCGTGTCAGCCTGGAGCTGATTCCGTCTCGCCTGCGCGGTGATGTTGCTTCTTTTGACATCAAAGACGGCCAGGGCAAGGTGATTGTCGAAGAGGGTCGCCGTATTACCCCGCGTCATATCCGTCAGTTGGAAAAGGCCGGCGTAGAAAAGCTGGAAGCACCGCTTGAGTACCTGTTTGGCCGTGTACTGGCGAACGACATCATCGATGAGTCCACCGGTGAGATCGCGATCGACTGTAATACCGAGATTACTGATGAAGTAATCGCCAAGCTGCGTGTACTGAACGTTAAGAGTTTCCAAACGCTGTACACCAACGATCTGGATCGCGGTCCGTTTATCTCCGACACCCTGCGTGCAGAGCCGTCTCGCACTGTGTTGGAAGCGCTGGTAGAGATCTACCGTATGATGCGCCCGGGCGAACCGCCCACCAAGGAGTCCGCAGAAGCGCTGTTCGAGAACTTGTTCTTTACCGACGAGCGTTACGACCTGTCCGCTGTTGGCCGCATGAAGTTCAACCGTCGCCTGGGTCGGGAAGACGAGACTGGCCCCGGCACTCTGAGTAAAGAAGATATCGTCGAAGTTCTGAAGACTCTGATCGATATCCGCAACGGTCAGGGCATGGTCGACGATATCGATCACCTGGGTAACCGTCGCGTGCGTTCCGTAGGCGAAATGGCTGAAAACCAGTTCCGCGTTGGTCTGGTACGTGTAGAGCGCGCTGTTAAAGAGCGTCTGTCCATGGCGGAGTCCGAAGGCCTGATGCCTCAGGACCTGATCAATGCCAAGCCGGTTGCCGCTGCCGTGAAGGAATTCTTCGGTTCCTCGCAGCTGTCCCAGTTTATGGACCAGAACAACCCGCTGTCGGAAGTGACTCACAAGCGTCGTGTTTCCGCCCTCGGCCCGGGTGGTTTGACCCGTGAGCGCGCTGGCTTTGAGGTGCGCGACGTACACCCGACTCACTACGGCCGCGTATGTCCGATTGAGACGCCGGAAGGACCGAACATCGGTCTGATTAACTCCCTGGCTACTTACGCCCGCGCCAACCATTACGGTTTCCTCGAGAGCGCCTACCGCAAAGTGGTTGACGGCAAGGTAACTGATGAAATTGCGTACCTGTCCGCGATCAATGAAGCCAACTTCATTATTGCCCAGGCGTCTGCGGAAGTAGACGACAACGGTAACTTTGTTGATGACCTGATCAGCGTGCGTCACCAGGGCGAATTTACCCTGAAAGCACCGGGCGAAATCCAGTATATGGATGTTTCCGCCAAGCAGGTGGTTTCCGTAGCTGCGGCGATGATTCCATTCCTTGAGCACGATGACGCCAACCGTGCATTGATGGGATCGAACATGCAACGTCAGGCGGTACCGACCCTGCGCGCTGAAAAGCCGCTGGTGGGCACCGGTATGGAGCGCACTGTAGCGCGCGACTCCGGCGTGTGTGTGGTTGCCAAGCGCGGCGGCATTATTGAGCGCGTTGACTCCAGCCGTGTGGTTGTTCGCGTGGCCGACGCTGAGGTGGAAGCCGGTGATGCAGGTGTGGATATCTACAACCTGACCAAATACATCCGCTCCAACCAGAATACCTGTATCAACCAGCGCCCGATCGTTAATACTGGCGATCGTGTAGTCCGTGGCGATATCCTCGCCGATGGTCCCTCTGTAGACCTGGGTGAGCTGGCTCTGGGCCAGAATATGCGTATCGCATTTATGCCCTGGAATGGTTACAACTTTGAGGACTCCATCCTCATCAGTGAACGCGTTGTACAGGAAGACCGCTTCACCACTATTCACATTCAGGAGCTGACCTGTATTGCCCGTGATACCAAGCTGGGCAGTGAAGAAATTACTGCGGATATTCCCAATGTGGGCGAATCTGCGCTGAATAAGCTGGACGAGTCCGGCATCGTATACATCGGCGCAGAAGTAGGCGCTGGCGATATCCTGGTCGGTAAGGTCACTCCGAAGGGCGAAGCCCAGCTGACTCCGGAAGAAAAACTGCTGCGCGCGATCTTCGGGGAGAAAGCTTCCGACGTTAAAGACACCTCTCTGCGCGCGCCCAGTGGCACTCGCGGTACAGTGATCGACGTTCAGGTATTTACCCGCGACGGCCTGCAGAAAGACCAGCGCTCCCTCGATATTGAGAAGTCACAGCTGGACGAGGTCCGCAAGGATCTGAACGAGGAATATCGCATTGTAGAAGGTGCGACCTTCGAGCGTCTGCAACAAGCTCTGCTGGGCCAAAAGGCCGCCGGTGGCAAGGGCGTTAAGAAGGGCGATGAGATGACCGCTGAAGTCCTCACCGCTCTGCCGCGCGAAGACTGGTTCAAGCTGCGTATGGAAGACGACAGCCTGAACGACCAGCTGGAAAAAGCGGAAGCTCAGCTGAAAGAGCGTCGCAAGCTGCTTGACGAAGCCTTCGAAGACAAGAAGAAGAAACTGGAGTCCGGCGATGATCTGGCTCCGGGCGTGCTGAAAATCGTCAAGGTTTACCTGGCGATCAAACGCCGCATCCAGCCGGGCGACAAGATGGCCGGTCGTCACGGTAACAAGGGTGTTATCTCCGTAATCAAGCCTGTTGAGGACATGCCTTATGACCAAAACGGTGAGCCGGTAGATATCGTCCTGAACCCGCTGGGCGTTCCCTCGCGGATGAACGTTGGTCAGGTTCTGGAAATGCACTTGGGCATGGCCGCTAAAGGCCTCGGCGTTAAAGTCGACAAGATGATCAAGGAGCAGCAGGAAATCGCCAAGGTGCGCGGATTCCTGGAAGAGGTCTACAACTCCACTGGCGGACGCAAGGAAGAACTCGACGAGTTCTCCGATGAGGAAGTCATGACCATGGCGCAAAACCTGCGTCGCGGTGTACCTATGGCGACCCCGGTATTTGACGGTGCCGATGAAAGTGAGATCAAGCAGCTGCTGCGTCTTGCCGATATCCCGGATTCCGGTCAGATCACCCTGCACGACGGCCGTACCGGCGATGCTTTCGAGCGTCCGGTAACTGTGGGCTACATGTACATGCTGAAGCTGAACCACTTGGTAGACGACAAGATGCACGCGCGTTCTACCGGTTCCTACAGCCTGGTTACCCAGCAGCCGCTGGGTGGTAAAGCCCAGTTCGGTGGTCAGCGCTTCGGGGAGATGGAAGTGTGGGCGCTGGAAGCTTACGGCGCTGCATACACCCTGCAGGAAATGCTCACGGTTAAATCCGATGACGTGGAAGGTCGTACCAAGATGTACAAGAACATCGTGGACTCCGACCACCGTATGGAGCCGGGCATGCCGGAATCCTTCAACGTACTGGTTAAGGAAATCCGCTCTCTCGGTATGAACTTCGAGCTTGAGCACGAGTAA